A genome region from Erigeron canadensis isolate Cc75 chromosome 3, C_canadensis_v1, whole genome shotgun sequence includes the following:
- the LOC122591521 gene encoding uncharacterized protein LOC122591521: MAGDDKNAKDDSNAGTGVINPKLIDPASPFYIHPSYYPRQMQVNDSLTDSNYSDWVQEMSNFILAKNNMGFVDESIPKPNQTNDTYLPLHRCDAMIKGWLTTNMEKDIWASVKYANTSIEIQTDLKERLSKESAPCAYELKQSPTMIRHDGSSVSTYYTKLRSL, translated from the coding sequence ATGGCTGGAGATGATAAAAACGCAAAAGATGATTCAAATGCAGGCACCGGtgtcattaaccctaagttgATCGATCCAGCCTCACCATTCTATATTCACCCTTCATATTATCCCAGACAGATGCAGGTAAATGATTCTCTCACTGACAGCAATTACAGTGATTGGGTCCAAGAGATGTCTAACTTCATACTTGCCAAAAACAACATGGGATTTGTAGATGAGTCGATTCCCAAACCCAACCAAACGAATGACACATATTTGCCATTGCATCGATGTGATGCCATGATCAAAGGATGGTTGACGACAAATATGGAAAAAGATATATGGGCTAGCGTTAAATATGCAAATACATCTATTGAAATCCAGACGGATCTCAAAGAAAGACTTAGTAAGGAAAGTGCTCCCTGTGCTTACGAGTTAAAGCAGTCCCCTACTATGATAAGACATGACGGCTCGTCCGTCTCCACCTATTACACAAAGCTCAGGTCTTTGTGA
- the LOC122591522 gene encoding transcriptional regulator of yeast form adherence 4-like: MSSSHSVESLETTDVPDSNIPLPSEAQRLITHFVEGVVEGQRSELLVSRNTITGKLPASQIRSPSPRLLTGSALRIGTPVVTPTQSQTTPIPPNIPTTTTTTITTTPSTPTPQSFLDPNSPHHSSSSSESSDSSEYLSDCSPNRIATSGLSTDTLIVALMNRLRSEEPHLTSHKRSIFQSLLAYLSVRGTQLEQQAEIVALQKRIQEFDQQCRLTNISRRRDDQDLDDHPEGENIRDIREGHETEDQVGQQTVHENVQEVVQNQEAQNQELAEQLRLANLKELEEEEVERQSKQSSDPLATSSQIQSVVHQSSSHIHDSDSDDLPLLVRHISHYYSTTSSSDESCDPDPFQPGNANNDDSDYAPTSEAIPQSQHPSQEEYRRDVFEAIVYHLRNT, from the coding sequence ATGTCTTCAAGTCACTCAGTAGAATCACTTGAGACTACTGATGTGCCAGATTCAAATATTCCTTTACCATCCGAGGCTCAAAGGTTAATAACTCATTTTGTTGAAGGTGTTGTCGAAGGGCAAAGAAGTGAACTACTTGTCTCAAGAAACACTATCACTGGTAAACTTCCCGCCTCACAGATAAGATCTCCATCACCTAGATTGCTTACTGGAAGTGCTTTACGCATTGGTACTCCAGTAGTGACTCCAACACAGTCACAAACAACACCAATACCACCAAAtataccaacaacaacaactacaacaataacaacaacaccATCAACACCTACACCACAATCATTTCTTGATCCAAATTCACCACATCAttcttcaagttcttctgaATCATCTGATTCGTCTGAATACTTAAGTGATTGCTCACCAAACAGAATTGCCACCAGTGGTTTATCAACCGATACTCTTATTGTAGCACTTATGAATcggttgagatctgaagaaccaCATCTTACTTCCCACAAAAGATCCATTTTCCAATCACTCCTTGCGTACTTGTCAGTCAGGGGTACTCAACTAGAACAACAGGCTGAAATTGTAGCACTTCAAAAACGAATCCAAGAGTTTGACCAACAATGTAGACTGACTAATATCTCAAGAcgtcgggatgatcaagatcttgatgatcaccccgagggggagaatattagAGATATTAGAGAGGGTCATGAGACAGAAGATCAAGTTGGTCAACAAACTgttcatgaaaatgttcaagAAGTTGTTCAAAATCAAGAAGCCCAAAATCAAGAATTGGCTGAACAGTTGAGACTTGCAAATCTAAAGGAgctagaagaagaagaagttgaaagACAAAGCAAACAGAGTTCAGATCCTCTAGCCACTTCCTCTCAAATTCAAAGTGTtgttcatcaatcatcatctCATATTCATGATTCAGATTCGGATGACTTACCTCTACTTGTCAGACACATTTCTCACTATTATTCTACAACATCAAGTTCTGATGAGTCATGTGATCCTGATCCATTTCAACCAGGAAATGCTAATAATGATGATTCTGATTatgctccaacaagtgaagctATTCCTCAATCTCAGCATCCATCTCAAGAAGAATATAGAAGAGATGTCTTTGAAGCGATAGTCTATCATCTCAGAAACACATAA